Genomic DNA from Trypanosoma brucei brucei TREU927 chromosome 9, whole genome shotgun sequence:
GCTGTGCTGCTGGTGAAAGCACATTGTGAATGGGATAAATGGGTGTGAGGGTTTTCTTTCTAAATTTCTGCTGGCGGTTTATCCCTCATATTGTTTGCCTGAACTGGAGTGAATACAGTTCTCTTTTTGATACGGCTTTCTTTGCCGGTTGAACGGGGACACGCCTTCTTATTGGTTCTGTCGTGTACGCTTTTTCAGTGTAGTATTGGAGGGACTAACAGTGTGAGGAGCGGTGCCGAACCCAGTTGAACGCCTGTCATTGTGTGTGATGCCTGTACAACCGTGTTTCGGTTGCTTTGATTGCTCGATTGGCTGTGCGGCAGCCGTTGTGAAGGTGATGTAATCCCTTCAGTTGATGTGGCTTCTGCAGGTTGTTTCTTCCGGTGCGCGGGAACGGCAGACATAAGTGGTATATGTTTGGCTAGATACCGGCACTACTCTATAGGTTTACTTTTactctactttttttttgtgtgtgtgcttccaCTCACTTTGGTGTTCTGTTGCTGAGGCGGTGTTGCAACTGTGTCAGTGAACAGTACGCCATCTACGGATAGCACTACCGGCAGTCGGTTGCCGCTGGCGGTTGCTCATGAGGAGGTTTGTATTTACCTGCCGGTGGGTTGGCTTCTTGATGGGAGGTTAACAGGCGTGGGTGCCTTGTATGGTATCAGATATTTCTCTAGGATGAAGGTTATGCACCATTACCATACCGTGGAGTTCGCCGTAATAAGGTGAAGTCATTTGAGCAGTAGTTCCTTTTGCTGTCATCTCTTGGTATATTATTGCCAAAAATACCTGTGCTATTGCTGCTACGTTGTAACCATGTCCTCTTTTGTGTTCAGTAACGGGGGTAGTGACTGTGACGACATATTCCGAGGCCGCATCCAGTTGTGTTTGACATTTGCCCTCCGTGTCGTAGCTTATACAACCTTCGTGGGTGGTGGTGCACATGTTTGTGTGCCCTGCAACGTCGCCGTTCACtacttcaatttttttgtaccCACTTGCGGATGAAACTTTTAGTCGGTATGTTCCCTTCTGGAATGACAGAGGGGAAGGACTGGTGATGTGCCGGTCGTCCCTCATTGTTggtcttttctcttcttgaaCACGTAAATGCAAGCAGTGTCATAGCTATATTTTGGGGTGAAGAAAGGGCGAGGTTCACCTTCATTTGGTTGGATTGCTGGGTATGTCTACATCCCGCATTACGTTGTCGTCACAGCACGATGCACTGATAATTGTGGATATGCAGAATGATTTCGTGCTTCCCGACGGTGCGCTCTCCGTAACTGGTGCCACTGAGATCATACCGATAATTAATCGCGTTGTCGGAGATCACCAGTTTCGTGCCGTTGTCGCATCGATGGACTGGCACCCTCCTGGACACATGTCGTTCCGAAATGAAGATGGGACAGGGGGTCCATGGCCTCCCCATTGCGTACGGTCAACGACTGGTGCCCAACTTCATTCAGAGATGAAACAAGGAGAGATAACCCACCTTATTCACAAGGCGACATCTCTGGATTCTGAAAGTTACTCCGCCTTCAGCGATGACAGCGGTAAGACAACCGGTCTGGCTGCAATGCTGCGCGCCATGGACGTGAGAAGGGTTTTTATGTGTGGCGTAGCTTCCGATTACTGTGTATACTTTACCTCACTACACGCTATCCAAGAGGAATTTACCGTTGTTGTGTTGGAGGACGCCGTTCGCCCCGTCGACCCTGTTGCCATGGAGAAGAAGCGAGCACACCTGGAAAAGGAGGGCGTAATCTTTGCGCGAAGCACAGACCTTTCCAGCTTCTGAGTCGGAGGTGGCTTCTTCTAGTGGTTCCTCCAGAAGTGTGGGACCGCGTAGGTGTGCCTAAGTGATGAACGACAGGATGGAATGTAATGTGCTAATAATATGGGGCtgggtggcggtggtggtggtgagcaTGTCAAGGCGTACAGTGAGGGCTAGGTATATGCAATCGCCACCGTTATCATTGATTCTCAAGTGCATATTCCCAATAGGGCCACACATGTGCTCATGTACGGTCTCCTAaggtgtatgtatgtgtgcgttaGGTGTGTATGAAGCGAGCAAAGAAGAGAGGGGGGTCGAAATGGATGGCTCGGCAAACGGGTCTGCCAactattttcttccctctcccttgGTTCTATTGCCTTGGTCGTTTTGCCATTTGAAAGacctcttctttgttttttcttccattgcaCCGCACCCGTCCCCGACGCCACCGggttcccattttttttgtaactgAAAAGAGGGACGGTACTGACACTTGGGGCGAATAACGGACACTAAGCGAACCTCACCCCTGAGTCTTCCCCACAAGGTGTTGGTTGCCGCGCAACAGAAGAAATGGCGGGGTAGTAAGTGATGTGCGCGCGTACATGCACGATCCTGCGCGGCATCCGAAATTAATGGGCGGCGAGCTTTTGCTTACGGTTGGCCCTTGACATGTGCGTTCAAATGGTGATGCCCTTCCATCATTTGCCGCAGTAACTTTTTTCCAGTGCAAACTCACAAGACATGCATTTGGAACATATTGGCGCTGGGGATGTCAGGTGCCAACAGGGGTACTCTGTTTAATTGACGGTCAATAGCAGACAGCGTTTGTGTGATCTCCCTTTACCAGGCTGCAGATCCGTAGGGGTTGCCGAGTGGGAAGCCATCCGTTACGTTCCTGTcccattcctctcttcctcaCACATGATGGTCGCAGCCGCCTGTAGGTATAATGTATTACCTATGGGTACAGTGAGCATTTGTTTGGAATAAAATGCCTTTTGCGACCATACAACAACCTACGCGTAATCGGCTACACTTATGCCTGAGCTGGTCGTGCGTAGGTCGCGTGTCTTGAAGGATGGTGCCGGGTTGACATGGGCTTCGGACTCTCATGAAGAGTGTCGATTCTTGTGGTATGCGCTGGTGCTATTTATATTGGAGTGATGTCTACTGTGTGGAATCACAGCATGATGGCTTTGTGTGACGATTACCCGCCATTGGATTGAAATGTACTGCTTTGAACAGGTTGTGTGGCTGTGCCCACTGTCATTAATCGTATTTACACGCGGCAGCTGTTCTTCACGGGCCCGAACCCATTCGTGATGCACCTTGTGCTGCTAACCCATGCGAAGGGCCTGGGACTGGATCCTTGCGGGTTGTACAAATCCCAATTAGGGTTTCGGGAGTCTGTGGCACTTGAATGTGAAAGGGACATCTTCGCTGCGTTGCAGTTGCCGTACGTTGAGCCCATTCACCGCCATGCATACTGCCGCGTTCACAACCTGTTTTGAGAGCGCCCGcgccttccttttatttgttctcCATGGGATATTGCTGTTCTTTAACTTCCTAACTGTATGGTTTTCTGTCGCATGTGTCGTCACAGACGCGCATCATTTTTTATACGACTAGATATGCCGCGTTACAGAGACCTATCGATTGCCTGATTAAGTACTCTTGCAGGTGTTGCTTTGTCTTCTCCGCACTATTActcattccctttttctttactgaTTGGTGTTGATAGTATATTTTTTGAAATGAGTGTCACCGGCTTCGGTGATGTTGTTGTATCTTTTGATGCGGAAGGTGTTGTAGTTGTTGGGCTAACTTATGAGCGTTCAAATGCGACACAGTGGTTGCTGCTCCCGGAAATTCCCGTTGAAGTCCCTCTTGTTAAGGTTCTTCGTGATCTTGAGGAATCTGGTGCTTCTCGACAACGGTCACCTGGTCGAATGAGGGGAGAAGGAGTTAAAGGAGATGTTTGTTTGCCAGACAGTGAAGTTGGATCACCTTGTAACGCGTGCGGTGTTAATAACATTCGTAGTGATTGTTGCATTTCTGTTGCTCGTGTGGGGCACATTCCGGAACGAAATCGCGCATACTGTTTGCTTTTGGAGTTGTCATCTTCTTCTGATGCCGCTGATGTGCAAAGAGATCTGCTGCACGTCGAGTGGGCTAATGGGCCCTTGTGTGCACCGCAGTTTTTGCAGTCCGTCGGCCGTATAATGAGGGTGGAGCATGAAGGGCGTGATGCCGCATGCGTGAGCAACTGCGCGGGTTGGCGGACACAAGTGTCTACGGACAATGCGGAAGATGTTTGCCTACGTGTCCTTTGCAGTGTGTCGTGCGGTGTTGATGGGGCGTCATCTCGGCGGCAGTTGGAAAGTGAAAAGGAGATATCTAGCGTTGCGCTCCGGAGAGACGCTCCTCTAGCACCGATAGAAGAGTTTTGCCCCATCTGCCGTGAGGAAATCGCATCTGGAAGAACGTGCGTTGTTACTATGTGCACCCACGTCTTCCACCTTGTTTGCCTCATGAAGCACTTAGAAGATGTTAGTTCATATTGCCCTCTTTGTCGTTTTTCGATGTCGTCTCTTGAAACTAAGTGCAACGCGTGTGGAACGTGCCAGGACTTGTGGAGTTGTTTAGTTTGCGGTTGGGTGGGATGTGGTAAGGGGCGGCACGGACATAGCATACGGCACTTCCACAGCACAGGGCACTCGTGTGCCGTGCAGAATAGCACTTCACGCATATGGAACTATCGCGCCAGCACATTTCTCCACCACCAACTAGCTATGGAATTGGGTTACGAAGACGACGCAAGGGCGGAGCGTGCTGCAGCGCAGGAGGAGGGCAGGTCGGCCCTCTCTGTTCGTCACAGCGGGGAAAAACCCAGGGTCAGTGCTTCATCCTATTGGCGCAgtaggtggtggtgggacgaaaaggaagaggaagctgcACAAGAGCTCAATGGCGACTATGTGCGGGAGTATTATCTCCGTGTAATGGAGGAACTCATGCAGGAACAGGCGGACTATTTTGAGGGGCGTACAATGGTGGAGGGAGAGAATGCGGCTGTACCCATCGGGACATGGAAGAAGCTGCAAAGCGCAGAACGGCGTCAACGGCGTAGTCTTGCTTCGAGGTACATTGCTGGTTTGCGCCGTATTGCGCTACACAGCCAGATGGCCGTCAACAATTTTGTGAAGCAGGAGGTCTTATGGAGGGATTCGTTGCGTGAAGAGTTATTACTCCAATCGCATACCAACCAAGGCCTGAATGCCAGGATATCGAGCTTAGGAGCGAATATCGACAAGGCCAGACAGCGTGGCGAACAGCAGGTTGCgttaaaggaagaggagttaaGGGATCTGCAGGGGAGACTTGAGAGTTTGATGAGGGATTTGGAGTGATGTTTTTCGGCGTCGTCTTGTCATCCCATCCCGCCCCCCTTCCGTATCATGCTGCGTCATTCCCCTTCGCCACTTATCAACACAGTCGTGTGCACTCCTACTGTTCTCACATCAGTCAGTGCAGCTTAGTTACCTCGTTTGGCTTACTTTGACTTAAGtacctttttttgtgctcattgcggttgctgTATGACTGCCAGCTCTCAGATGTCTGGACTTTCCATTCTCTTTATGTTGACCCTACACACCTGCCCCACACTGCATTTCCCCCCACCGCTCCCTGTTTGCACCTTCCTGCTGTATGGGTGGTGTAAAATACCCATTAGCATTATAGCAGTTGGTGGCTTGTTAATAACTGAAGTTCGGATTACCGTGGCGAGTAAAGGTTTCCGGTGATATTATGGTCGTCAAACGCCGTGGAAATGGCCGGTTAGGCAAACCTCCGACAGATACTGGAGTGAGTGAGAACTCTACCGGTGGAACCCCACCCCCGGAGTCTGCTTCTCAACGTGGCGGGGCGAAACAAACTACGGTTGCTTCCGCGATGGAGGTGCTtccgtttgttttcctttggtGCCTTGATTAAGTGGGAACAGAAGGGCACATGCTGGTCGTcagtatttttttgtgaggcCAAATTAAATTTAGTGTTTTTGTtcagtgcttttttttttgacttggAAGGTATTCAAAATTATGCTGGGGAGGTGCTTTTGTCCCTCTGCAGGAAAGGAGGGTGCTGACGCTTTTTGTATATTATGCGCTTGCTTGCTTTTGCCCACGTGGCTTGTGTTGGGTGAATAAATTGAATATCAATATTTGTGGCGTAATATCAACGTTTATGTgcccttttttattgttttgtgaAGGAGCATATGACTCATTCCCCCCTCGCG
This window encodes:
- a CDS encoding pyrazinamidase/nicotinamidase, putative, translating into MSTSRITLSSQHDALIIVDMQNDFVLPDGALSVTGATEIIPIINRVVGDHQFRAVVASMDWHPPGHMSFRNEDGTGGPWPPHCVRSTTGAQLHSEMKQGEITHLIHKATSLDSESYSAFSDDSGKTTGLAAMLRAMDVRRVFMCGVASDYCVYFTSLHAIQEEFTVVVLEDAVRPVDPVAMEKKRAHLEKEGVIFARSTDLSSF